The Vicia villosa cultivar HV-30 ecotype Madison, WI linkage group LG1, Vvil1.0, whole genome shotgun sequence genome includes a region encoding these proteins:
- the LOC131628785 gene encoding uncharacterized protein LOC131628785, giving the protein MPTLNLFTNIPVDPVIASDILRDATKAVAKIIGKPESYVMIVLNGGVPIAFGGTEEPAAYGELISIGGLGPTVNGKLSSTIAEIIQTKLYIDSSRFYIKFYDVERSFFGFNGSTF; this is encoded by the exons aTGCCCACTTTGAACCTCTTCACCAACATTCCCGTAGACCCTGTTATTGCTTCAGACATTCTCAGGGATGCCACCAAAGCTGTTGCAAAAATCATTGGAAAACCCGAATCT tatgtgatgattgtgttgaATGGTGGAGTGCCTATTGCATTTGGTGGGACTGAAGAGCCGGCTGCTTATGGAGAACTGATATCAATTGGGGGTCTTGGTCCAACTGTTAATGGAAAATTGAGTTCTACTATTGCAGAAATTATTCAAACTAAGCTGTATATTGATAGCTCCAGATTCTACATCAAGTTTTATGATGTCGAG CGCTCATTTTTTGGGTTCAATGGCTCAACCTTCTGA
- the LOC131628774 gene encoding uncharacterized protein LOC131628774, with amino-acid sequence MDSLLASYASSDEEEDHQRQPPQHQSIPSKTTPSSSSLFPSLPPPKSSSSSSLFNFLPPPKQPSSHTLSTTPSNLTGIGIGITSLPKPKSQINEKPKRVVQFKPPIIPLPKPNLEDDDEDDDEEEERNRRRKLESSLQTPSVTSFLSSIPAPRNSSTLGVQSTSGSGRRSILETTSPALPEPSFSGGDGGSGSGFVATESSVHEDQNGTDYENYENYQYATDQYDSYGNYQYATDHQYDGSGASTGTASNDDGYVNYGGYEGYGQYENKWVDRSDPSAPEDSGISESVLKFTGKRGRKDVPVEVIEVKQDELMKNRPREDKAKLTGLAFGPSYQPVSTKGKPSKLMKRKHQIGSLYFDMKQNEMKLAERRSKGMLTKAETQAKYGW; translated from the exons ATGGATTCTCTGTTAGCAAGCTACGCCTCTTCAGACGAAGAAGAAGACCATCAACGACAACCACCTCAACATCAATCAATCCCTTCCAAAACGACACCGTCTTCTTCCTCCCTCTTCCCCTCTCTTCCTCCACCCAAATCATCTTCCTCCTCTTCTCTCTTCAACTTTCTTCCTCCTCCCAAACAACCCTCTTCCCACACACTTTCAACCACTCCCTCCAATTTGACCGGAATCGGAATCGGAATCACTTCCCTTCCAAAACCTAAATCCCAAATCAATGAAAAACCCAAAAGAGTCGTGCAATTCAAACCCCCAATCATTCCTTTACCCAAACCCAATCTTGAAGACGACGATGAAGACGATGACGAAGAAGAAGAacgaaacagaagaagaaagctGGAGTCTTCCCTTCAAACTCCATCGGTGACATCATTCCTGTCCAGCATCCCAGCACCCAGAAACTCTTCCACTCTCGGTGTTCAATCAACCTCTGGCTCTGGCAGAAGATCCATCCTCGAAACCACCTCACCAGCACTACCGGAGCCAAGTTTCAGTGGTGGTGATGGTGGTTCTGGTTCTGGTTTTGTTGCCACAGAGAGCAGTGTTCATGAAGATCAAAATGGAACAGATtatgaaaattatgaaaattacCAATATGCCACTGACCAGTATGATAGTTATGGAAATTACCAATATGCAACTGATCACCAGTATGATGGTTCCGGTGCCAGCACTGGCACTGCTTCGAATGATGATGGATATGTGAATTATGGTGGCTATGAAGGTTATGGGCAGTATGAAAATAAATGGGTTGATAGGTCGGATCCATCGGCTCCGGAGGATTCTGGGATTAGTGAGAGTGTGTTGAAGTTTACTGGGAAGAGAGGTAGGAAGGATGTTCCCGTGGAAGTGATTGAAGTGAAGCAAGATGAGTTGATGAAGAATAGACCAAGAGAGGATAAAGCTAAGCTTACTGGGTTAGCTTTTGGACCTTCTTATCAG CCTGTTTCAACAAAGGGAAAACCTTCAAAGCTGATGAAGAGGAAGCATCAAATTGGTTCATTGTACTTTGATATGAAACAAAATGAAATGAAACTCGCGGAGCGCCGTTCTAAGGGCATGCTTACCAAAGCTGAAACACAAGCGAAATATGGATGGTGA